Genomic segment of Falsibacillus albus:
ATTTAATTCTGCCTCGATCTCGAATCATTGCATCCCCTCCTTTTCTCTACGATTTATGGCCGCCAACCAGACGGGCACGATGCCTTGCTGTCCCTGCATCGGTATACGATACGGCCCTCAGGAGCGCCCCCGAGCCATAGCGGCGGCGGATCGCATCCATCGTAAACCCCAATTCCCGTTTGCGCATCCGATTCATCTCGAATAAGCTGAGCTGTAATTCGTGATCCTCCACAATATTTGAAAGCGTGATGGAAATTTTCCGAACCGTCTTTTGGACATAGTTTTCCTTAAAGAGCTCCAAACAAGTTTTGTACAAGTCCATTGTAATGTTCGTCGGCTCATCGATCGTCCTTGAACGATGGAATCCCCCTCCGAACTCCTCCTGGCTGTAGCCGATGCCGAGGCTGATGGTCCGGCCCGCTTTCCCGTGGATCCGGGACCGCCTTGCGACCTCTTCGCACATTTCCAAAATGACATGCTTCACCTCTTCTTCCTCTTTATAATCCCGGAGCAAAATCTGACTCTTCCCGAAACTGACCTGTCCTTCCATAATGGGTGCCCCGATATCCGACAGATCCACGCCCCAAGCATGGTGGTACAACTGATTTCCCATGACCCCGAATTTCCGCTCCAGCTTCTCCAGATCATAGCGGGCCAGCTGGCCGACCGAAAAAATCCCCATGCGGTTCAGCGTACGCTCCAAGCGTTTGCCGATCCCCCACATTTCACTTAAGGGGGAAATTTCCCAAAGTTTTTCCTGTACATCCTCATAGGTCCATTCCGCTATTCCATGCTTTTTCGCTTCCAAATCGAGGCAAAGCTTGGACAACAACATGTTCGGGCCGATTCCGATCGCGCATGGCAATTGAAATTCCCGCTCAATTTCATCTTTTATTTTTTTTGCGATTATATGGGCATCCCCCCATATGCGGCTTGCTCCATCCACTTTGATGAAGCTTTCATCGACACTGTACGTATGGATCGCTTCCTTCGGGACGTAGCGATGGAAAAGGCGGGTGATTTCAGTCGAAATCCTGAGGTAAGTCGCCATCTTCGGCTCGACCAGCCGGATCCGCGGATCATTCGGGATTTCAAACAAGCGGGAGCCCGTCTTGATCCCGAACTCCTTTTTTAATTTCGGGGAGGCCGCCAGTACGACGCTCCCTTTCCGTTCGATGTCCCCTACAATGGCAATGTAGCATTCCAGGGGATCGAGGCCCAACATGACCGCCGAGCAGCTGGCATAGAAGCTTTTCATATCGACGCAAAGGATTTTGTGATGCGGGAGCGC
This window contains:
- a CDS encoding Y-family DNA polymerase → MTVDYSALPHHKILCVDMKSFYASCSAVMLGLDPLECYIAIVGDIERKGSVVLAASPKLKKEFGIKTGSRLFEIPNDPRIRLVEPKMATYLRISTEITRLFHRYVPKEAIHTYSVDESFIKVDGASRIWGDAHIIAKKIKDEIEREFQLPCAIGIGPNMLLSKLCLDLEAKKHGIAEWTYEDVQEKLWEISPLSEMWGIGKRLERTLNRMGIFSVGQLARYDLEKLERKFGVMGNQLYHHAWGVDLSDIGAPIMEGQVSFGKSQILLRDYKEEEEVKHVILEMCEEVARRSRIHGKAGRTISLGIGYSQEEFGGGFHRSRTIDEPTNITMDLYKTCLELFKENYVQKTVRKISITLSNIVEDHELQLSLFEMNRMRKRELGFTMDAIRRRYGSGALLRAVSYTDAGTARHRARLVGGHKS